The proteins below are encoded in one region of Hordeum vulgare subsp. vulgare chromosome 3H, MorexV3_pseudomolecules_assembly, whole genome shotgun sequence:
- the LOC123444063 gene encoding acyl carrier protein 3, chloroplastic-like isoform X2 yields MSAPFVAMSGSAVFPAHRVQVSSSSSRRRCAACFSRQSFPLISIRSAPPKRLLNLACSAKQDTIDKVCGIVKKQLAVAQDTLVNGDTKFTDLGADSLDTHYSTRQKNGWLYNCSFYSHRLCSPALFNEATSPCSFHGMTAMHCIV; encoded by the exons ATGTCCGCCCCCTTCGTCGCCATGTCCGGATCGGCCGTCTTCCCCGCGCATCGGGTCCAGGTAAGCAGCAGTAGCAGCCGGCGGCGATGCGCGGCGTGCTTCTCGAGGCAGAGCTTCCCGTTGATCTCGATCCGGTCGGCTCCGCCCAAGCGCCTCCTCAACCTGGCCTGCTCG GCCAAGCAGGACACCATCGACAAGGTGTGCGGGATCGTCAAGAAGCAGCTGGCCGTCGCCCAAGACACCCTCGTCAACGGGGACACAAAGTTCACCGACCTCGGCGCAGATTCCCTCGACACG CATTATTCGACAAGGCAAAAGAATGGATGGTTATATAACTGCTCATTTTACAG CCATCGCCTATGCTCTCCCGCCCTCTTCAATGAGGCGACGTCTCCCTGCTCCTTCCACGGCATGACGGCAATGCACTGCATCGTCTAA
- the LOC123444063 gene encoding uncharacterized protein LOC123444063 isoform X1, with the protein MSAPFVAMSGSAVFPAHRVQVSSSSSRRRCAACFSRQSFPLISIRSAPPKRLLNLACSAKQDTIDKVCGIVKKQLAVAQDTLVNGDTKFTDLGADSLDTHYSTRQKNGWLYNCSFYSCPWFNSSQERICAKGQLFLLTRITATSCSTTTTSTTALTKLSAADTEEQARLLQTCMTGEEGAATASFTHQAADTEEQARLL; encoded by the exons ATGTCCGCCCCCTTCGTCGCCATGTCCGGATCGGCCGTCTTCCCCGCGCATCGGGTCCAGGTAAGCAGCAGTAGCAGCCGGCGGCGATGCGCGGCGTGCTTCTCGAGGCAGAGCTTCCCGTTGATCTCGATCCGGTCGGCTCCGCCCAAGCGCCTCCTCAACCTGGCCTGCTCG GCCAAGCAGGACACCATCGACAAGGTGTGCGGGATCGTCAAGAAGCAGCTGGCCGTCGCCCAAGACACCCTCGTCAACGGGGACACAAAGTTCACCGACCTCGGCGCAGATTCCCTCGACACG CATTATTCGACAAGGCAAAAGAATGGATGGTTATATAACTGCTCATTTTACAG CTGCCCCTGGTTCAATTCCTCCCAAGAGCGGATCTGCGCCAAAGGGCAACTTTTCTTGCTCACGCGGATAACGGCCACTAGCTGCTCCACAACAACGACAAGCACGACGGCCTTGACGAAGTTGTCCGCCGCCGACACCGAAGAGCAAGCCCGCCTTCTCCAGACTTGCATGacaggagaggagggggcggccaCTGCCTCCTTCACACACCAAGCCGCCGACACCGAAGAGCAAGCCCGCCTTCTCTAG